The following coding sequences are from one Diospyros lotus cultivar Yz01 chromosome 7, ASM1463336v1, whole genome shotgun sequence window:
- the LOC127805743 gene encoding phosphate transporter PHO1 homolog 3-like, which produces MKFGKEFASQMVPEWQEAYMDYAYLKEVLKEIQRFKQRTNRHPPGAPAGLKRALTLYRAFSGLSHRRHPPASPTTPDFDIESMAILVNSVRRDGREGYETMFLKASEEGGEYELVYFRRLDDEFNKVLRFYTSKVEEVVQEAAVLDKQMAALIAFRIKVDNPQRWFNSSVEMTRLASEVAASTASLSATTPSGARASRRVHMDVIDEEEGSSRGKQSDKSQAASQNAREQRPNNIVVDRPAPLEILNHVKINKPIDTPRSTIRSFLTAPDDQKEIKFNRENLNRVEQQLKRAFIEFYHKLRLLKSYSFLNMLAFSKIMKKYDKITSRNASRSYLKMVDNSYLGSNEAATKLMDRVEDTFIKHFSNSNRRKGMSVLRPKVKRERHRVTFSLGFFVGCTVALVVALILITRARHLLHHRNRDKYMKTMFPLYSLFGFITLHMALYAANIYFWRRYRVNHPFIFGFKQGTDLDYREVFLLSFAIAVLAIAAALANLDMEMDPKTQDYKAVTELVPVGLLCLLLALLFCPFNILYRSSRFFLLVCAFHCICAPLYKVTLPDFFLADQLTSQVQAFRNLEFYICYYGWGDYRHRENTCKGNNTYKTFYYIIAAVPYCSRLLQCLRRWYEERDAMQGLNGLKYFSTIVAVCLRTAYNFNKGTGWRILAAIASIFAAIFSTYWDLVMDWGLLQKHSKNRWLRDKLLVPYKSVYFVAMALNVALRFAWLQTVFNFQVSFAHPETLVAVVAILEIIRRGIWNFFRLENEHLNNVGKYRAFKSVPLPFNYEEDEDKDE; this is translated from the exons ATGAAGTTTGGCAAGGAATTTGCTTCTCAAATGGTACCGGAATGGCAAGAAGCATACATGGACTACGCCTACCTCAAGGAGGTCCTGAAAGAAATCCAGCGTTTCAAACAGAGAACGAATAGGCATCCGCCGGGCGCCCCCGCCGGACTGAAGAGGGCGCTCACGCTGTACAGAGCTTTCAGCGGCCTATCGCACCGACGCCATCCGCCGGCGAGCCCGACGACGCCGGACTTCGACATCGAGAGCATGGCCATTTTGGTGAACTCGGTGAGACGAGACGGCAGAGAAGGCTACGAGACGATGTTCCTCAAGGCCTCCGAGGAAGGAGGCGAGTACGAGTTGGTGTACTTCCGGAGGCTGGACGATGAGTTCAACAAAGTACTTAGGTTTTACACGTCGAAGGTGGAGGAGGTGGTGCAGGAGGCGGCGGTGCTGGATAAGCAGATGGCGGCGCTAATTGCGTTTCGGATCAAAGTGGATAATCCGCAGCGGTGGTTCAACAGCTCGGTGGAGATGACTCGTCTTGCGTCGGAAGTTGCTGCGTCGACGGCCTCGTTATCGGCCACCACTCCGTCCGGCGCCAGGGCAAGCA GAAGAGTTCATATGGATGTGATCGACGAAGAAGAAGGGTCAAGCAGGGGGAAGCAATCGGACAAGTCACAAGCTGCGAGCCAAAATGCTCGAGAGCAAAGGCCAAACAACATCGTAGTGGACAGGCCTGCTCCGCTGGAAATACTCAACCACGTCAAGATCAACAAGCCCATTGACACTCCTCGTTCCACAATCCGAAGCTTTCTCACAGCTCCTGACGATCAGAAAGAGATCAAGTTCAACAGGGAGAATCTGAACAGAGTCGAACAGCAGCTCAAACGCGCTTTCATCGAGTTCTATCACAAGCTTAGGCTTCTCAAGAGTTACAG CTTTTTGAACATGTTGGCGTTTTCGAAGATCATGAAGAAATACGACAAG ATTACGTCAAGGAACGCGTCGAGATCTTACTTGAAGATGGTGGACAATTCCTACCTTGGTAGCAATGAAGCG GCTACCAAGCTCATGGACAGAGTGGAAGACACATTCATCAAGCATTTTTCAAACTCAAACCGCAGAAAAGGAATGAGCGTCTTGCGCCCGAAAGTGAAGAGGGAAAGGCACAGGGTGACATTTTCCTTGG GTTTCTTTGTTGGCTGCACAGTGGCTCTCGTTGTTGCTCTTATTTTAATTACTCGTGCCCGCCATCTCCTACACCATCGTAACAGAGATAAGTACATGAAAACGATGTTTCCCCTTTATAG CTTGTTTGGTTTCATTACTCTTCACATGGCCCTGTATGCTGCAAATATATACTTCTGGAGGCGCTACAGAGTCAACCATCCATTTATATTTGGTTTCAAGCAAGGAACTGACCTGGATTACAGGGAAGTTTTCCTCCTCAGCTTTGCAATTGCAGTCCTGGCAATAGCCGCTGCGCTTGCAAACCTAGACATGGAAATGGATCCCAAAACTCAAGATTACAAAGCAGTCACTGAACTCGTGCCTGTGGGACTTCTTTGT CTCCTCCTCGCCTTGTTATTCTGCCCATTCAATATTCTCTATCGATCAAGTCGGTTCTTTTTGCTTGTATGTGCCTTTCACTGCATTTGTGCTCCTCTCTACAAG GTGACTCTTCCTGATTTTTTCCTGGCTGACCAGCTAACAAGCCAG GTTCAAGCATTTCGAAATCTGGAGTTCTACATTTGCTACTATGGATGGGGAGACTACAGGCATAGAGAAAATACTTGCAAAGGAAATAATACTTACAAAACTTTCTATTACATTATTGCAGCGGTTCCATACTGTTCTCGCCTCCTTCAG TGCCTGCGTCGCTGGTACGAAGAGAGAGATGCCATGCAAGGGCTCAACGGGCTTAAATATTTCTCAACTATAGTAGCAGTTTGCTTGAGAACGGCATACAATTTTAACAAAGGGACTGGCTGGAGGATTTTAGCTGCTATTGCCTCAATATTTGCAGCAATCTTTAGCACATATTGGGACCTTGTCATGGACTGGGGGCTTCTGCAAAAACATTCTAAGAACCGGTGGTTGAGAGACAAACTTCTTGTCCCCTATAAAAGTGTGTATTTTGTTGCCATG GCTTTGAATGTGGCGTTGAGATTTGCCTGGCTTCAAACAGTGTTTAACTTCCAAGTTTCTTTTGCACATCCAGAAACACTAGTTGCAGTCGTCGCTATCCTAGAGATCATTCGCCGCGGCATCTGGAATTTCTTCAG GTTGGAGAATGAACATCTGAATAATGTAGGCAAATATCGAGCCTTCAAGTCTGTGCCTTTGCCTTTCAACTACGAAGAAGACGAGGACAAGGACGAATGA
- the LOC127806360 gene encoding uncharacterized protein LOC127806360, with amino-acid sequence MVEVERFVEIMEVPEEKIVKMVAFRLKSTAAGNRSVSDYTHEFMKLVERNNLIESENQKVAMYINGLKIALQDKIGLQNLWTLQEAINMALKAEMIGVERAATNYRRAATPIEQPLNNAIDKGKAIDSSSSSQNKANIEGGNTKFANRGIGRLPPQRENPYARPSVDICYRCRKSRHCSNNCPERRQANLVEREAFSEVEEKVADEGDYDGVEFSVEEGLERLNLVLQRVLLSLKEEGQRHNIFHSLCSIKNKVCEVIVDNGSCENFVSKKLVSMLQLPTENHPNPYSLGWVKRGPSVQVTETCKVPLSIGKRYKDEVICDVIDVDACHILLGRPWQFDVDVDSTFRGRDNVVLFMWDSYKIAMAPLKQTGSANKQRSESFLTLTSNEQEIVNFARHSDCICPIVVKGLMVVGKEGDMVPVEGQQILNDFQVLISDELPNELPPMRDIQHQIDLMSGASLPNLPYYRMSLKENEILREQIENLLKKGFIRESMSPCAVPVLLVPKKGGTWRMCVDSRAINKIIVKYRFPIPRLEDMLDVLSGSRMFTKIDLRSGYHQIRIKPGDKWKTAFKSKEGLYEWLVLPFGLTNAPSTFMRLMNQVLRPFIGSFVVVYFDDILIYSKNKGEHLTHLRQVLDVLKENQL; translated from the exons ATGGTGGAAGTTGAGCGATTTGTGGAGATTATGGAGGTCCCTGAGGAGAAAATCGTTAAGATGGTAGCTTTTCGTTTGAAATCTACAGCTGCT GGCAACCGATCAGTGTCGGACTACACCCATGAGTTCATGAAACTAGTCGAGCGCAACAATTTGATCGAATCTGAAAATCAGAAAGTAGCCATGTATATTAATGGACTGAAAATTGCTTTACAAGATAAAATTGGGTTGCAGAATCTTTGGACTTTACAGGAAGCCATTAACATGGCATTAAAGGCTGAGATGATTGGAGTTGAGAGAGCGGCGACCAACTATCGTAGGGCTGCCACACCTATTGAACAACCACTAAACAATGCTATTGACAAAGGAAAAGCGATTGATAGCTCATCTAGTTCCCAGAACAAGGCTAATATAGAAGGAGGCAACACCAAATTTGCTAATAGAGGAATAGGGCGACTTCCACCTCAAAGGGAGAATCCATATGCCAGACCTTCAGTTGATATTTGCTACAGGTGTCGAAAATCTAGACATTGCTCCAATAATTGTCCAGAACGAAGACAAGCTAACTTGGTGGAGCGTGAGGCGTTTTCAGAGGTAGAAGAAAAAGTGGCGGATGAAGGTGATTATGATGGAGTAGAGTTTTCTGTTGAGGAAGGATTGGAGAGACTAAACTTGGTGCTGCAACGAGTCCTCTTGTCACTAAAAGAAGAGGGACAGAGACATAACATATTCCATTCGCTTTGTTCCATTAAGAATAAAGTGTGCGAAGTGATTGTGGATAATGGAAGCTGTGAGAACTTTGTATCAAAGAAATTAGTAAGTATGTTACAGCTACCAACTGAGAACCATCCCAATCCATATTCCCTTGGTTGGGTGAAGAGGGGGCCTTCTGTTCAAGTTACTGAGACGTGTAAAGTACCGCTCTCCATTGGAAAACGTTATAAGGATGAGGTGATATGTGATGTCATTGACGTGGATGCATGCCATATTCTTTTGGGTCGCCCTTGGCAGTTTGATGTTGATGTTGACTCTACTTTCCGGGGACGTGACAATGTGGTGTTATTTATGTGGGACAGCTATAAGATCGCTATGGCTCCTCTCAAACAGACGGGAAGTGCGAACAAACAAAGGTCAGAAAGTTTTCTTACTCTCACAAGCAACGAACAAGAAATTGTGAATTTTGCAAGGCACTCTGACTGCATCTGCCCAATAGTGGTAAAAGGGCTTATGGTGGTTGGGAAGGAAGGAGACATGGTTCCAGTTGAAGGAcaacaaatattaaatgattttcAGGTTTTGATTTCAGATGAGCTCCCAAATGAATTGCCTCCTATGCGAGATATCCAGCACCAGATTGACCTCATGTCAGGAGCAAGCCTTCCAAATTTGCCTTACTACAGAATGAGTCTgaaagagaatgaaattttgagagagCAGATTGAAAACTTATTGAAGAAGGGGTTTATCAGAGAGAGCATGAGTCCTTGTGCAGTCCCCGTTTTGTTGGTGCCTAAGAAAGGAGGGACTTGGCGCATGTGTGTTGATAGTCGCgccatcaataaaataattgtgAAGTACAGGTTTCCTATTCCACGACTTGAAGACATGTTGGATGTACTTTCGGGGTCTCGTATGTTTACAAAGATAGACCTTCGTAGCGGCTACCACCAAATTCGAATCAAGCCCGGGGACAAGTGGAAGACTGCATTCAAAAGTAAAGAAGGGCTCTACGAATGGTTGGTATTGCCCTTTGGGTTGACCAACGCTCCTAGCACCTTCATGAGATTAATGAACCAGGTACTTAGACCTTTCATTGGCTcttttgttgttgtgtatttcGACGATATTCTCATTTACagcaagaacaaaggagagcaTCTCACTCATTTGAGACAAGTCCTGGATGTGTTGAAAGAAAATCAGCTTTAG